One region of Kytococcus sedentarius DSM 20547 genomic DNA includes:
- a CDS encoding M16 family metallopeptidase, with product MSQTDRSQTSAAGAAQATAADRSQAPAVEQPRAWAYPQSAQLDLTGAGGVRVFDLPGQKVVSVEVAVPMPWAAEPREIEGVGVIVAATLEEGTGSKDADQVARAFERLGVDFSVISSEFGLLVGLEATPDRLAQGLRLLAEVLAEPSFPEAAVAREVRGRLFDIAQELNSPASRAAREFAALLHGADAREGRPGAGSAETVQAVTVDAVRAHHRAWVRPARAEVVVAGDLAGQGAQEVAAMVQRELVDPWSEQVAQWPEEAAEAAADAAEVPGRETGAAGAAPASDAAGEGDGAGRGDGAPIETAGEEAQPPLEVLTVDRPGAAQTEVRLGWLGPTRHAEGGFAPYAPLAVHVGASPASLLDAVLREEKGWTYGMRAGFRPRSRVGEFTVSGSFTTEATAEAVHEMVRLLRTVRDGIEERAATEARDYALLTAPMRYATAQVVAHEAAVLALDGLTPEYTTRTLAELAELDAAAMVDAWRRWSGGRWVMVLVGDTSVWGDGLAGLSDHQTLVEA from the coding sequence ATGTCGCAGACCGACCGTTCGCAGACCAGCGCCGCCGGCGCGGCCCAGGCCACCGCGGCGGACCGTTCGCAGGCGCCCGCCGTGGAGCAGCCGCGGGCCTGGGCCTACCCGCAGTCCGCGCAGCTCGACCTGACCGGTGCCGGCGGGGTGCGCGTGTTCGACCTGCCCGGGCAGAAGGTCGTCAGCGTGGAGGTGGCCGTGCCCATGCCGTGGGCGGCCGAGCCGCGGGAGATCGAGGGCGTGGGCGTCATCGTGGCAGCCACCCTGGAGGAGGGCACGGGCTCCAAGGACGCCGACCAGGTGGCCCGGGCGTTCGAGCGCCTCGGGGTGGACTTCTCGGTGATCTCCTCGGAGTTCGGCCTGCTGGTGGGCCTCGAGGCCACGCCGGACCGCCTGGCCCAGGGCCTGCGGCTGCTGGCGGAGGTGCTCGCGGAGCCGTCCTTCCCCGAGGCCGCGGTGGCCCGGGAGGTGCGGGGGCGGCTGTTCGACATCGCCCAGGAGCTGAACTCCCCGGCCAGCCGGGCCGCGCGCGAGTTCGCCGCGCTGTTGCACGGCGCCGACGCGCGCGAGGGCCGTCCGGGTGCCGGGAGCGCGGAGACCGTGCAGGCCGTCACGGTCGATGCGGTGCGCGCCCACCACCGCGCGTGGGTGCGCCCGGCGCGTGCTGAGGTGGTGGTGGCCGGTGACCTGGCGGGTCAGGGTGCGCAGGAGGTGGCCGCGATGGTGCAGCGCGAGCTCGTGGACCCGTGGTCCGAGCAGGTGGCCCAGTGGCCCGAGGAGGCTGCGGAGGCTGCTGCGGACGCCGCCGAGGTGCCCGGTCGCGAGACCGGTGCGGCAGGTGCGGCGCCGGCGAGCGACGCGGCAGGCGAAGGCGACGGCGCAGGCCGTGGCGACGGCGCCCCCATCGAGACGGCGGGGGAGGAGGCCCAGCCCCCGCTGGAGGTGCTGACGGTCGACCGTCCCGGCGCCGCGCAGACCGAGGTGCGATTGGGCTGGCTCGGCCCGACGCGGCACGCCGAGGGTGGCTTCGCCCCCTATGCACCCTTGGCGGTGCACGTGGGCGCGTCGCCGGCGTCCCTGCTCGATGCGGTGCTCCGTGAGGAGAAGGGGTGGACCTACGGCATGCGTGCGGGTTTCCGTCCGCGCTCGCGGGTGGGGGAGTTCACCGTCTCGGGGAGCTTCACCACCGAGGCCACGGCGGAGGCAGTGCACGAGATGGTGCGTCTGCTGCGGACGGTGCGTGACGGCATCGAGGAGAGGGCCGCCACCGAGGCGCGGGACTACGCGCTGTTGACGGCGCCCATGCGGTACGCCACCGCGCAGGTGGTCGCGCACGAGGCCGCGGTGCTGGCGCTGGACGGGCTCACACCGGAGTACACGACGCGCACCTTGGCCGAGTTGGCCGAGCTGGACGCCGCCGCGATGGTGGACGCCTGGCGCCGCTGGAGCGGTGGCCGCTGGGTGATGGTGCTCGTGGGTGACACCTCGGTGTGGGGCGACGGCTTGGCGGGCCTGTCGGACCACCAGACACTCGTGGAGGCGTGA
- a CDS encoding zinc-dependent metalloprotease, translating to MSQDNLPQGSSGADDGENPDGEGSGNDPMKDMLRQFLGDAVDSPEVDEMLSALGLNGAGAPGAGAGGGAMGGNPMAAMMANNPAAFGAMQAQFQQMFAGGDEAVNATLATDVARRAAAQGGDSSVGEASQRDVEQVSNVASLWLDAVTEFPALDGPARVVSRAEWVESTMPSWVEALTPLADGVNDAVSASLTDRLGDDPEALQQQLPPGMGLPPGVDMSAIMGQMAPMMRKMSSSMFSMQLGQAAGALSHEVVSGTDVGLPLVGGEQVLMLPANVRDFAEGLEIDPAEVMLFLTVRESARQRLYAGAPWVRSQVLEAVRAYAADMRLDTEGIESKVAQVDPTDPEAMQKVLADGLFHPEPSESQKAALTRLETWLALVEGWVDVVTDRATRGTLPHADALAEVVRRRRATQGPAEKTFSGLVGLELRPRRMRDAANLFAAMEDKHGAAARDAVWDHPDVAPDAAALDDVLGFVQAWGTSAPGEITGTDFDTELAKLLDAEGSGPGGLSGSTGPAGDGPTQGDGDDSGQDGPAKG from the coding sequence ATGAGCCAAGACAACCTGCCCCAGGGCAGCTCGGGCGCCGACGACGGCGAGAACCCGGACGGCGAGGGGTCGGGCAACGACCCCATGAAGGACATGCTCCGGCAGTTCCTCGGCGACGCCGTGGACTCCCCGGAGGTGGACGAGATGCTCTCGGCCCTGGGGCTGAACGGCGCGGGCGCCCCCGGTGCCGGTGCTGGTGGCGGCGCGATGGGGGGCAACCCGATGGCCGCGATGATGGCCAACAACCCGGCCGCCTTCGGCGCCATGCAGGCGCAGTTCCAGCAGATGTTCGCCGGCGGTGACGAGGCCGTGAACGCCACCCTCGCCACCGACGTCGCCCGCCGCGCCGCCGCCCAGGGTGGCGACTCCTCGGTGGGCGAGGCCTCGCAGCGCGACGTGGAGCAGGTGAGCAACGTGGCCTCGCTGTGGCTGGACGCCGTCACCGAGTTCCCCGCCCTGGACGGACCCGCCCGCGTCGTGAGCCGCGCCGAGTGGGTGGAGAGCACCATGCCCTCCTGGGTGGAGGCCCTCACCCCCCTGGCCGATGGGGTGAACGACGCCGTGAGCGCCTCGCTCACCGACCGCCTCGGCGACGACCCCGAGGCCCTGCAGCAGCAGCTCCCGCCGGGTATGGGCCTGCCACCGGGTGTGGACATGAGCGCGATCATGGGGCAGATGGCGCCGATGATGCGCAAGATGTCCAGCTCCATGTTCTCCATGCAGCTGGGCCAGGCCGCCGGCGCGCTGAGCCACGAGGTGGTCTCCGGCACCGACGTCGGCCTGCCCCTGGTGGGCGGTGAGCAGGTGCTGATGCTGCCGGCGAACGTGCGGGACTTCGCCGAGGGCCTGGAGATCGACCCGGCCGAGGTGATGCTCTTCCTGACCGTGCGCGAGAGCGCCCGCCAGCGCCTCTACGCCGGCGCCCCGTGGGTGCGCAGCCAGGTGCTCGAGGCCGTGCGGGCGTACGCCGCGGACATGCGCCTGGACACCGAGGGCATCGAGTCCAAGGTGGCCCAGGTGGACCCGACCGATCCCGAGGCCATGCAGAAGGTGCTGGCCGACGGGCTGTTCCACCCCGAGCCGAGCGAGTCCCAGAAGGCGGCCCTCACGCGGCTGGAGACCTGGCTGGCCCTGGTGGAGGGCTGGGTGGACGTGGTTACCGACCGCGCCACCCGCGGGACGCTGCCCCACGCCGACGCGCTGGCCGAGGTGGTCCGCCGCCGCCGCGCCACGCAGGGCCCGGCCGAGAAGACCTTCTCCGGGCTGGTGGGACTGGAGCTGCGCCCCCGCCGGATGCGGGACGCCGCCAACCTGTTCGCCGCCATGGAGGACAAGCACGGTGCCGCTGCGCGCGATGCGGTCTGGGACCACCCGGACGTAGCCCCCGATGCGGCCGCCCTGGACGATGTCCTGGGCTTCGTGCAGGCCTGGGGCACCTCTGCCCCCGGCGAGATCACGGGCACTGACTTCGACACCGAGCTGGCCAAGCTGCTCGATGCCGAGGGCAGCGGTCCGGGCGGTCTGAGCGGGTCCACCGGTCCGGCCGGGGACGGCCCCACGCAGGGCGACGGCGACGACTCCGGTCAGGACGGCCCCGCCAAGGGCTGA
- a CDS encoding PPA1309 family protein — MTDDATQSTPTPELSDADRGATPGPERADLPPADLLQVAQETEQHVAADGWGQRERVFALVPTADLVAAEPSLADALAGAGRYSSIEQELPEGVELGEYLGRLAWPRSVTGCALAVERLRAAPAAEGETAGEASDAASGGGAGDTASGTGTEPVRLLVVATREGERFTLVRFAAHDSDDAVAVGAEVGTDLQAALGTTLEG; from the coding sequence GTGACTGACGACGCCACCCAGAGCACCCCCACCCCCGAGCTGTCCGACGCCGACCGCGGGGCCACGCCGGGCCCCGAGCGCGCCGACCTGCCCCCCGCCGACCTGCTGCAGGTGGCCCAGGAGACCGAGCAGCACGTGGCCGCCGACGGATGGGGTCAGCGCGAGCGAGTGTTCGCGCTGGTTCCCACGGCCGACCTGGTGGCGGCCGAGCCGTCGCTGGCCGATGCGCTGGCCGGCGCGGGGCGGTACTCGTCGATCGAGCAGGAGCTGCCGGAGGGCGTCGAGCTGGGGGAGTACCTCGGCCGGCTCGCCTGGCCGCGCTCGGTGACCGGGTGCGCGCTGGCGGTGGAGCGCCTGCGGGCCGCGCCCGCGGCCGAGGGCGAGACGGCCGGCGAGGCGAGCGACGCCGCATCGGGGGGCGGCGCGGGCGACACCGCATCGGGGACCGGGACCGAGCCCGTGCGCCTGCTGGTGGTGGCCACGCGCGAGGGCGAGCGCTTCACGCTGGTGCGGTTCGCGGCCCACGACAGCGACGACGCCGTGGCGGTCGGCGCAGAGGTGGGCACCGACCTGCAGGCAGCGCTGGGGACGACGCTCGAGGGCTGA
- a CDS encoding YlbL family protein, protein MTWAPDSDHGSTRGRSRSAGRRLGAVLLLVGALAVVLAVLLSNLITAPYVVFKPGHAYDVLSEDGPGDAPMISVDGHETHPTEGALRMTTISMYGGPGHEVSWWDLAGSWLGGEDEILPRSQVFPEKVTEQEVEQVSTAQMVGSQSGAATVALRAAGIEVSEEVVVAQVMPDAPAEGVLEAEDVILSVDGVKATALEAVQQAIQEVDPGDEVTVEVERDGSTKTLKVPTTEMEGRTVVGVGLATMAESDVDVTVHAGAVGGPSAGMMLALGIYDKLTPGPLTGGKDIAGTGTISTDGRVGPIDGIPQKMDGAKEAGATWFLAPDDNCDQVLGNVPDGMTHVAVTDFPEALAAVEAIAAGETGELETCEDVTSQG, encoded by the coding sequence ATGACCTGGGCGCCCGACTCCGACCACGGCAGCACACGTGGGCGGTCCCGCTCGGCGGGCCGCCGGCTGGGGGCGGTCCTCCTGCTGGTGGGCGCCCTGGCCGTCGTGCTGGCCGTGCTCCTGTCCAACCTCATCACAGCCCCCTACGTGGTGTTCAAGCCGGGCCACGCCTACGACGTGCTCTCCGAGGACGGTCCAGGTGACGCTCCGATGATCAGCGTCGATGGCCACGAGACCCACCCCACAGAGGGCGCCCTGCGCATGACCACCATCTCCATGTACGGCGGCCCGGGGCACGAGGTGAGCTGGTGGGACCTCGCCGGGTCCTGGCTGGGGGGCGAGGACGAGATCCTGCCGCGCAGCCAGGTCTTCCCCGAGAAGGTCACCGAGCAGGAGGTCGAGCAGGTCAGCACCGCCCAGATGGTGGGCTCGCAGTCCGGGGCGGCGACCGTGGCGCTGCGCGCGGCCGGCATCGAGGTCAGCGAGGAGGTCGTCGTGGCGCAGGTGATGCCCGACGCCCCGGCCGAGGGTGTGCTGGAGGCCGAGGACGTCATCCTGTCCGTCGACGGGGTCAAGGCGACCGCGCTGGAGGCCGTCCAGCAGGCCATCCAGGAGGTCGACCCGGGCGATGAGGTGACCGTGGAGGTGGAGCGCGACGGCTCCACCAAGACCCTCAAGGTGCCCACCACCGAGATGGAGGGCCGCACCGTCGTGGGTGTGGGGCTGGCCACGATGGCCGAGAGTGACGTGGACGTGACGGTGCACGCCGGCGCGGTCGGGGGCCCGTCGGCCGGCATGATGCTGGCGCTGGGCATCTACGACAAGCTCACCCCCGGGCCGCTCACCGGCGGGAAGGACATCGCCGGGACGGGGACCATCAGCACCGACGGACGGGTGGGCCCCATCGACGGCATCCCGCAGAAGATGGACGGGGCCAAGGAGGCCGGGGCCACCTGGTTCCTGGCGCCGGACGACAACTGCGACCAGGTGCTGGGCAACGTCCCCGACGGTATGACGCACGTGGCGGTGACCGACTTCCCCGAGGCGCTGGCCGCCGTGGAGGCGATCGCCGCGGGGGAGACCGGCGAGCTCGAGACCTGCGAGGACGTCACCTCCCAGGGCTGA
- a CDS encoding UPF0182 family membrane protein → MAPPLPRPRTGAGRIALVVAGLMVLTVVATFLSTVWTDVLWYRSVDHQGVYLRVVLWATGLFVLGFAVTWALVAGALWAAYRYRPTRDPRMAAYDPLEKYREQAAGSRRLIQLGAPAITGLFMGLALSSAWRQAMLWWNRQPFGETDPQFGHDIGFYVFTVPFLSVLVDVLLAALVIALVVNLATHYLSGALSVRPLHGGRHVTQPAAWQIGGLTAAALLVKALDFLVQRWEMTTVMGGRTAGPGYTDVHARIPMLAILALTTVVVALVVLWAARERSWKLPVASVALLVASSLVGLNLYPALLQRFFVVPSEASREAPFIQRGIDATRAAYGIDDVEVIPYDARTAATPSVLAEDRKSIPGIRLMDPSVISPTVKQLQGIRNYYQFPDTLDVDRYEVDGAQEEHVVAVRELDLDGISASQRNWVNDHTVYTHGFGMVALDSSEKSSKGEPVFTERNIPPTQQLGPGEYEPRVYFGEFSPVYSIVGAPDDAEPRELDRPDGSETGQANTTYQGAGGVPVGNWINRFAYAVKYREGNFLLADAFNSESRLLDHRTPRERVERVAPWLTLDGDAFPSVVDGRIVWIVDGYTTSSRYPYSETTNLEQATADGTTASSANVANASGRVNYLRNSVKATVDAYDGSVTLYAWDEEDPMLKAWQQAFPDTVKPRAEIGEELMSHLRYPQDLFKAQREMLQRYHVTTPGAFFGGQDFWRVPPDPTQDNEAVVQPPYYLGVQMPGQEEPRFSLTSTFKPVGEREVLSGFLAVDADAGADAGAPRDGYGELRVLELPRETSVPGPGQVQNDLESSNNSSPDFSQTLSQFLSLNQQRGSDVQFGNQLTLPVGGGVLYVEPIYVQSTSDSSYPLLRLVVVAFGNDLAWGDTLDSALSQLFSGEDGEGDGSGEDGEGDGSGEDGEGDGQGDGSGDGQGEQPGTPDEAALNAALEDARAAMQAADQALQDGDFAAYGDAQEELRDAIRRATEAAPEGGSANLGPEDPASEGQGEGSDQQAPDPAEGEGSDQQAPDPAEGEGSDQQAPDPAEGEETPTE, encoded by the coding sequence ATGGCGCCACCCCTGCCCCGCCCGCGCACCGGAGCCGGGAGGATCGCGCTGGTCGTGGCCGGCCTGATGGTGCTGACCGTCGTGGCCACCTTCCTGTCCACGGTCTGGACGGACGTGCTGTGGTACCGCTCGGTGGACCACCAGGGTGTGTACCTGCGCGTGGTGCTGTGGGCCACGGGTCTCTTCGTGCTGGGCTTCGCCGTCACCTGGGCGCTGGTCGCCGGGGCGCTGTGGGCGGCCTACCGCTACCGGCCCACGCGCGACCCGCGCATGGCGGCCTACGACCCGCTGGAGAAGTACCGCGAGCAGGCCGCCGGGTCGCGCCGGCTCATCCAGCTCGGCGCCCCCGCCATCACCGGCCTGTTCATGGGCCTGGCCCTCTCCAGCGCGTGGCGGCAGGCGATGCTGTGGTGGAACCGCCAGCCCTTCGGCGAGACCGATCCGCAGTTCGGCCACGACATCGGCTTCTACGTGTTCACCGTGCCCTTCCTGTCGGTGCTCGTCGACGTCTTGCTCGCCGCGCTGGTGATCGCACTGGTGGTCAACCTGGCCACGCACTACCTCTCGGGGGCGCTCTCGGTGCGTCCGCTGCATGGCGGCCGCCACGTCACTCAGCCCGCCGCCTGGCAGATCGGCGGTCTGACGGCGGCCGCGCTGCTGGTCAAGGCGCTGGACTTCCTGGTGCAGCGCTGGGAGATGACCACCGTCATGGGCGGGCGCACCGCGGGGCCGGGGTACACCGACGTGCACGCCCGCATCCCGATGCTGGCGATCCTCGCGCTGACCACCGTCGTGGTCGCGCTCGTGGTGTTGTGGGCCGCGCGCGAGCGCAGCTGGAAGCTCCCGGTGGCCAGCGTGGCCCTGCTGGTCGCGAGCTCGCTGGTGGGCTTGAACCTCTACCCGGCCCTGCTGCAGCGCTTCTTCGTCGTCCCCTCGGAGGCCAGCCGCGAGGCGCCTTTCATCCAGCGCGGCATCGACGCCACCCGGGCGGCCTACGGCATCGACGACGTGGAGGTCATCCCCTACGACGCCCGCACCGCCGCCACCCCGAGCGTCCTGGCCGAGGACCGCAAGTCCATCCCCGGCATCCGCCTCATGGACCCCTCGGTCATCAGCCCGACGGTCAAGCAGCTGCAGGGAATCCGCAACTACTACCAGTTCCCGGACACGCTCGACGTGGACCGCTACGAGGTGGACGGTGCCCAGGAGGAGCACGTGGTGGCCGTCCGAGAGCTCGACCTGGACGGCATCTCCGCCTCGCAGCGCAACTGGGTGAACGATCACACGGTCTACACGCACGGTTTCGGCATGGTGGCGCTGGACTCCTCGGAGAAGTCCTCCAAGGGTGAGCCGGTGTTCACCGAGCGCAACATCCCGCCGACGCAGCAGCTGGGCCCGGGGGAGTACGAGCCGCGCGTGTACTTCGGGGAGTTCTCGCCGGTGTACTCGATCGTCGGCGCACCGGACGATGCGGAGCCGCGCGAGCTCGACCGCCCGGACGGCTCGGAGACCGGCCAGGCCAACACCACCTACCAGGGCGCCGGTGGCGTGCCGGTGGGCAACTGGATCAACCGGTTCGCGTACGCGGTGAAGTACCGCGAGGGCAACTTCCTGCTGGCGGACGCGTTCAACAGCGAGTCTCGCCTGCTGGACCACCGCACGCCGCGCGAGCGCGTGGAGCGCGTGGCCCCCTGGCTGACCCTCGATGGGGACGCCTTCCCCTCCGTGGTCGACGGCCGCATCGTGTGGATCGTGGACGGGTACACGACCTCCTCGCGCTACCCCTACTCGGAGACGACGAACCTGGAGCAGGCGACGGCGGACGGCACCACCGCATCGAGTGCGAACGTGGCCAACGCCAGCGGGCGGGTGAACTACCTGCGCAACTCGGTGAAGGCCACCGTGGATGCCTACGACGGTTCGGTCACCCTGTACGCGTGGGACGAGGAGGACCCGATGCTGAAGGCCTGGCAGCAGGCCTTCCCGGACACGGTGAAGCCGCGGGCGGAGATCGGCGAGGAGCTGATGAGCCACCTGCGCTACCCGCAGGACCTGTTCAAGGCCCAGCGAGAGATGCTGCAGCGCTACCACGTGACCACGCCCGGGGCCTTCTTCGGTGGGCAGGACTTCTGGCGCGTGCCGCCGGACCCGACGCAGGACAACGAGGCCGTGGTGCAGCCGCCGTACTACCTGGGCGTGCAGATGCCCGGGCAGGAGGAGCCGCGCTTCAGCCTGACCAGCACCTTCAAGCCGGTGGGTGAGCGCGAGGTCCTCTCGGGCTTCCTCGCCGTGGATGCCGATGCGGGGGCCGATGCGGGGGCGCCCCGTGACGGGTACGGCGAGCTGCGGGTGCTGGAGCTCCCGCGCGAGACCTCCGTGCCCGGACCGGGCCAGGTGCAGAACGACCTGGAGTCGTCGAACAACTCGTCGCCGGACTTCTCGCAGACGTTGTCGCAGTTCCTGTCGCTGAACCAGCAGCGCGGGTCGGACGTCCAGTTCGGCAACCAGCTGACGCTGCCGGTGGGCGGGGGCGTGCTGTACGTGGAGCCGATCTACGTGCAGTCCACCTCGGACTCCAGCTACCCGCTGCTGCGCCTGGTGGTCGTGGCCTTCGGCAACGACCTGGCCTGGGGCGACACCCTGGACTCGGCGCTGTCGCAGCTGTTCTCCGGTGAGGACGGCGAGGGCGACGGTTCCGGTGAGGACGGCGAGGGCGACGGTTCCGGTGAGGACGGCGAGGGCGATGGCCAGGGCGATGGTTCCGGTGATGGCCAGGGTGAGCAGCCCGGCACGCCCGACGAGGCTGCGCTGAACGCCGCCCTGGAGGACGCGCGCGCCGCCATGCAGGCAGCCGACCAGGCGCTGCAGGACGGCGACTTCGCCGCCTACGGTGACGCCCAGGAGGAGCTGCGCGACGCCATCCGCCGGGCCACCGAGGCCGCGCCGGAGGGCGGCAGTGCCAACCTCGGGCCGGAGGACCCGGCCAGTGAGGGGCAGGGCGAGGGCTCCGACCAGCAGGCACCCGACCCGGCCGAGGGCGAGGGCTCCGACCAGCAGGCGCCCGACCCGGCCGAGGGCGAGGGCTCCGACCAGCAGGCGCCCGACCCGGCCGAGGGCGAGGAGACCCCCACCGAGTGA
- a CDS encoding M16 family metallopeptidase, protein MPLDLPLVECSLPNGLRVVVQPDHTAPVVAVNLWVRVGSGHEAPGHTGFAHLFEHLMFQGSANVATGEHFSRLMAVGGSANATTSLDRTNYFETLPSGALDLALWLESDRHLHLREALDQGTLDNQRSVVVEEKRQRYDNQPYGSAFHRIQAALFPAGHPYHHPTIGSMDDLAAASLADARAFHARHYRPDTTVLTLVGDVEPEHALERVAHWFGQWRAPAEPAETPPLAPLGPLTGDGPRFATVPDAVPSPRVHVTFRAPGEEHHDHLPLSLAMDVVAGLASSRLAQRLLRRDESVHGVQGHVMGSAAGVSPGLVVADVADGHDPRRVALDVVEELGRVATDGVSADDIATVLADTERSWLSSLAHHDDRADVLGHFATLRGGAERAWHWLDELQAVTAEDVQRAAEAWWQPGAFEVLTFQPQEAV, encoded by the coding sequence ATGCCCTTGGACCTCCCCCTCGTCGAGTGTTCCCTGCCCAACGGACTGCGGGTGGTGGTGCAGCCCGACCACACGGCGCCGGTGGTGGCCGTCAACCTGTGGGTCCGTGTCGGCAGCGGCCATGAGGCGCCGGGCCACACCGGGTTCGCGCATCTCTTCGAGCACCTGATGTTCCAGGGCTCGGCGAACGTGGCCACCGGCGAGCACTTCTCGCGGTTGATGGCCGTGGGCGGGTCCGCGAACGCCACCACCTCACTGGACCGCACCAACTACTTCGAGACCTTGCCCTCCGGCGCGCTGGACCTGGCGCTGTGGCTGGAGTCCGACCGCCACCTGCACCTGCGCGAGGCGCTCGACCAGGGCACCCTCGACAATCAGCGGTCGGTGGTGGTGGAGGAGAAGCGCCAGCGCTACGACAACCAGCCGTACGGCAGCGCGTTCCACCGCATCCAGGCCGCGCTGTTCCCGGCCGGGCACCCGTACCACCACCCGACGATCGGCTCCATGGACGACCTCGCGGCGGCCTCGTTGGCCGACGCGCGCGCCTTCCACGCCCGCCACTACCGCCCGGACACCACGGTGCTCACCCTGGTGGGCGACGTGGAGCCGGAGCACGCGCTGGAGCGGGTGGCCCACTGGTTCGGCCAGTGGCGGGCCCCCGCCGAGCCGGCCGAGACGCCGCCCCTGGCGCCGCTGGGCCCGCTCACCGGTGACGGCCCGCGCTTTGCGACCGTGCCCGATGCGGTGCCGTCCCCGCGCGTGCACGTCACCTTCCGCGCGCCGGGCGAGGAGCACCACGACCACCTGCCGTTGTCGCTGGCGATGGACGTGGTGGCCGGGTTGGCCTCCTCGCGGCTGGCGCAGCGCCTGTTGCGCCGGGACGAGAGCGTCCACGGCGTGCAGGGCCACGTGATGGGCTCGGCCGCCGGCGTCTCACCGGGGCTGGTGGTGGCCGATGTGGCCGATGGCCACGACCCGCGCCGGGTCGCGCTGGACGTGGTGGAGGAGCTCGGACGGGTCGCGACCGATGGGGTGAGCGCGGACGACATCGCGACCGTCCTGGCGGACACCGAGCGGTCCTGGCTGTCGTCACTGGCCCACCACGACGACCGGGCCGACGTGCTGGGCCACTTCGCCACCCTGCGCGGTGGTGCCGAGCGGGCCTGGCACTGGCTGGACGAGCTGCAGGCCGTGACGGCCGAGGACGTCCAGCGCGCCGCCGAGGCCTGGTGGCAGCCCGGCGCCTTCGAGGTGCTCACCTTCCAACCGCAGGAGGCCGTGTGA
- a CDS encoding NAD(P)/FAD-dependent oxidoreductase, whose product MSVESAQNTTAPVATGRRRVVIVGSGFGGISAAKALADANVEITLISKTDTFLFVPMLYQVATGMIAEQEIAPTIGEVLGGQDNVRIVQAEVTDIDVDGKAVIATADEQESRYPYDEVIFAAGAGQSYFGNDHFAEFAPGMKTVEDALYLRSLIFDSFDRAEAAAAAGRMEDARKALTFVVVGAGPTGLELVGQLAEICHRTLVDSYQHIDTTQARILLVEGLGQVMPPFSEKLGRSAQRQLEELGVEVRLNSMATDVDAESITLTVKGQEPERIEADTKIWAAGVQAAGIGKIVADKAGAEADRAGRITVQDDLTLPGHPEIFFVGDMVAKVPGVAQNAMQTGTHAGETIARRTVGLDSTEPYEYHDKGSFAIIARGKGVGYIGADKKFELTRTPAWLMWLGIHLFYLPGLRNRAVALKSWVADATGAGSSKELEQVRDADAPDMRQVERGQA is encoded by the coding sequence GTGTCCGTTGAGTCCGCTCAGAACACCACCGCCCCCGTCGCGACCGGCCGCCGCCGCGTCGTGATCGTCGGTTCCGGTTTCGGTGGCATCTCCGCCGCGAAGGCGCTGGCCGACGCGAACGTCGAGATCACCCTCATCAGCAAGACCGACACCTTCCTCTTCGTGCCGATGCTGTACCAGGTCGCCACGGGCATGATCGCCGAGCAGGAGATCGCCCCCACCATCGGCGAGGTCCTGGGCGGCCAGGACAACGTCCGCATCGTGCAAGCCGAGGTCACCGACATCGACGTCGACGGCAAGGCCGTCATTGCCACCGCCGATGAGCAGGAGTCGCGCTACCCCTACGACGAGGTCATCTTCGCCGCGGGCGCCGGCCAGTCCTACTTCGGCAACGACCACTTCGCCGAGTTCGCGCCCGGTATGAAGACCGTCGAGGACGCCCTCTACCTGCGCTCCCTCATCTTCGACTCCTTCGACCGCGCCGAGGCCGCTGCTGCCGCCGGCCGCATGGAGGACGCCCGCAAGGCCCTGACCTTCGTGGTCGTCGGCGCCGGCCCCACCGGCCTGGAGCTCGTCGGTCAACTGGCCGAGATCTGCCACCGCACGCTGGTGGATTCCTACCAGCACATCGACACCACGCAGGCCCGCATCCTGCTCGTCGAGGGCCTGGGCCAGGTCATGCCGCCGTTCTCCGAGAAGCTCGGCCGCTCCGCGCAGCGCCAGCTGGAGGAGCTCGGTGTGGAGGTGCGCCTCAACAGCATGGCCACCGACGTCGATGCGGAGTCCATCACCCTGACCGTGAAGGGCCAGGAGCCCGAGCGCATCGAGGCCGACACCAAGATCTGGGCCGCCGGCGTGCAGGCCGCGGGCATCGGCAAGATCGTGGCCGACAAGGCCGGCGCCGAGGCCGACCGCGCGGGCCGCATCACCGTCCAGGACGACCTGACGCTGCCGGGCCACCCGGAGATCTTCTTCGTCGGCGACATGGTGGCCAAGGTGCCCGGCGTGGCGCAGAACGCCATGCAGACCGGCACGCACGCCGGTGAGACCATCGCCCGCCGCACCGTGGGCCTGGACAGCACCGAGCCGTACGAGTACCACGACAAGGGTTCCTTCGCGATCATCGCCCGCGGCAAGGGTGTGGGCTACATCGGCGCGGACAAGAAGTTCGAGCTCACCCGCACCCCGGCGTGGCTGATGTGGCTGGGCATCCACCTGTTCTACCTGCCGGGTCTGCGCAACCGTGCGGTCGCGCTGAAGTCCTGGGTGGCCGACGCCACCGGGGCAGGCTCCTCGAAGGAGCTGGAGCAGGTCCGCGACGCCGACGCCCCGGACATGCGCCAGGTGGAGCGCGGCCAGGCCTGA